The following coding sequences lie in one Paracidovorax avenae genomic window:
- a CDS encoding SDR family oxidoreductase, with protein sequence MERFNGKRILITGGTSGIGLAGARRIVAEGGKVLVTGMTESRLESARAVLGPGALVFRNDAAEPTAKAIADTVSSAGPLDGLWLNAAYASLSAPEEIDAAEFDRMMATNVRGPMLQLAALSPYLSPGASVVVTSSSSTYEGAAATGLYAATKGAVIAMARSWASALAPRGIRVNTLVPGPVDTNFRSFLPDEARDGFEKFVIDQVPLGRAGTPDEAAAVALFLLSSEASFVTGSQYAVDGGLVMH encoded by the coding sequence ATGGAAAGATTCAACGGAAAACGCATCCTGATCACGGGGGGGACCAGTGGAATAGGCTTGGCTGGAGCCCGGCGCATCGTGGCGGAAGGAGGCAAGGTCCTCGTGACGGGAATGACTGAAAGCCGCCTGGAATCCGCACGGGCAGTTCTGGGGCCGGGCGCACTGGTGTTCAGGAACGATGCAGCTGAACCCACTGCCAAAGCGATTGCCGACACTGTCTCTTCCGCCGGCCCGCTGGACGGCCTCTGGCTCAATGCAGCCTACGCAAGCCTGAGTGCTCCCGAGGAGATTGACGCCGCAGAATTCGATCGCATGATGGCTACGAATGTGCGAGGGCCCATGCTTCAATTGGCCGCTCTCTCGCCCTATCTTTCGCCGGGTGCCTCGGTCGTGGTCACCTCGTCCAGCTCTACGTACGAGGGGGCGGCGGCAACCGGTCTCTACGCTGCCACCAAGGGAGCCGTCATCGCGATGGCTCGGTCGTGGGCTTCGGCGCTGGCGCCACGGGGTATTCGTGTCAATACGCTGGTGCCAGGTCCAGTCGATACAAATTTCAGAAGCTTCCTCCCGGATGAGGCCCGTGACGGCTTCGAGAAATTCGTCATAGATCAAGTTCCGCTGGGGCGGGCGGGCACGCCAGACGAGGCAGCAGCGGTTGCTCTCTTTCTCCTCTCATCAGAAGCCTCATTTGTGACGGGAAGCCAGTACGCCGTCGATGGCGGGCTTGTAATGCACTAG
- a CDS encoding SGNH/GDSL hydrolase family protein, with the protein MAAPQIQNLGGIEVLVQIFIHGASAPRHPRARGGGDISPGGFTVYWCNRPTGFGPGHRQNGSKPTPFILIAVLVDCMRTFMGKLDDLLCRVFGYRCPLTVELNGDSLLHGYGVPVTPVQRIQAARPRWKLDDRTANGLRMETAIQTFPSEPHTARIIVIALGANDAFGMVPADTYRANLEEAVSVIRAARARPVFTGLARMPADRFPAEWIANWEALNAVMHDIAQRDGIEHAGWDADYRGEQDLQPDFVHRSQEASDRFAELLIAAIERAA; encoded by the coding sequence TTGGCTGCCCCGCAAATTCAGAACCTCGGCGGCATTGAGGTGCTGGTGCAGATTTTCATCCACGGAGCCTCTGCACCTCGCCATCCTCGCGCCCGCGGCGGTGGCGACATATCGCCTGGCGGCTTCACTGTATATTGGTGCAACCGGCCGACGGGCTTCGGACCAGGCCATCGGCAAAATGGCTCGAAGCCAACTCCCTTCATCTTGATTGCAGTCCTGGTCGACTGCATGAGGACGTTCATGGGCAAATTAGACGACCTCCTGTGCCGCGTGTTCGGTTACCGCTGTCCGCTGACGGTCGAACTCAACGGAGACAGCCTGCTGCACGGCTATGGTGTCCCGGTCACCCCTGTGCAGCGCATCCAGGCAGCCCGGCCGCGGTGGAAGCTGGATGACCGCACGGCCAATGGGTTGCGCATGGAGACCGCCATCCAGACGTTTCCTTCCGAGCCGCACACGGCCAGGATCATCGTGATCGCGCTGGGCGCCAACGATGCTTTCGGCATGGTGCCTGCCGATACCTATCGGGCGAATCTCGAAGAGGCGGTGAGCGTGATACGCGCGGCCCGCGCGCGGCCGGTTTTCACGGGGCTGGCGCGCATGCCCGCCGACCGTTTTCCGGCGGAATGGATCGCCAACTGGGAAGCGCTCAACGCCGTGATGCACGATATCGCGCAGCGTGACGGCATCGAGCATGCAGGCTGGGATGCCGACTACCGGGGGGAACAGGATCTCCAGCCCGATTTCGTCCATCGCTCGCAGGAGGCCAGCGACCGTTTCGCTGAATTGCTGATCGCCGCCATCGAGCGCGCGGCGTAG
- the ubiG gene encoding bifunctional 2-polyprenyl-6-hydroxyphenol methylase/3-demethylubiquinol 3-O-methyltransferase UbiG — translation MSSSTANVDPAELAKFSELAHRWWDLESEFRPLHEINPLRLGWIDGLAPLQGQRVLDVGCGGGILADAMARRGATVTGIDLATRSLKVAQLHALEAGTPNIQYREVSVEALAEESPASFDTVTCMEMLEHVPDPASVVQACARLVKPGGWVFFSTINRNAKAFLLAIVGAEYVLGMLPRGTHEYAKLIKPSELATACRAARLDVLQTRGMEYNPLTRRYALSGDTSVNYLMACRRAEA, via the coding sequence ATGAGCTCCTCCACTGCCAACGTCGATCCGGCCGAACTGGCCAAATTCTCCGAACTGGCCCACCGCTGGTGGGATCTCGAAAGCGAATTCCGGCCCCTGCACGAGATCAATCCGCTGCGGCTGGGCTGGATCGATGGCCTGGCCCCCTTGCAGGGACAGCGGGTGCTGGACGTCGGCTGCGGCGGCGGCATCCTGGCCGATGCCATGGCCCGCAGGGGCGCGACGGTGACGGGCATCGATCTCGCCACCAGGTCGCTGAAGGTGGCCCAGCTCCATGCGCTGGAGGCCGGCACGCCCAATATCCAGTACCGCGAGGTCAGCGTCGAGGCGCTGGCGGAAGAGTCTCCGGCATCGTTCGACACCGTGACCTGCATGGAGATGCTGGAGCACGTCCCCGATCCGGCATCGGTGGTGCAGGCATGCGCCCGGCTGGTCAAGCCTGGCGGGTGGGTGTTTTTCTCGACCATCAACCGCAACGCGAAAGCGTTTCTCCTGGCCATCGTGGGCGCTGAATATGTGCTGGGCATGCTGCCACGTGGAACGCATGAATATGCAAAGCTGATCAAGCCCAGTGAACTGGCCACGGCATGCCGCGCGGCGCGGCTCGATGTCCTGCAGACCCGCGGCATGGAATACAACCCCCTCACGCGCCGCTATGCATTGAGCGGGGATACCAGCGTCAATTACCTCATGGCATGCCGCCGGGCGGAGGCGTGA
- the gph gene encoding phosphoglycolate phosphatase (PGP is an essential enzyme in the glycolate salvage pathway in higher organisms (photorespiration in plants). Phosphoglycolate results from the oxidase activity of RubisCO in the Calvin cycle when concentrations of carbon dioxide are low relative to oxygen. This enzyme is a member of the Haloacid Dehalogenase (HAD) superfamily of aspartate-nucleophile hydrolase enzymes (PF00702).), which translates to MADMPPFPSRVSAVLFDLDGTLVDSAPDLAAAADKIRTDRGLPSLPLADYRPMAGAGARGMLAVALGMAPDHPDFTALREEFFANYEACIHDRTTVFDGVEALVERLARARVPWGVVTNKAARFSVPLTEAIPMFRTSGALVSGDTTPHAKPHPAPLLEAAARLGVAPGECIYVGDDERDILAGNAAGMGTVAALYGYLGNHKEPALWGAHCSIKFPLDLLQWLPAA; encoded by the coding sequence ATGGCGGACATGCCTCCCTTCCCCTCGCGTGTGAGCGCGGTGCTGTTCGACCTCGACGGCACCCTGGTGGACAGCGCGCCGGATCTCGCCGCGGCCGCCGACAAGATCCGCACGGACCGTGGCCTGCCCTCCCTGCCCCTGGCAGATTACCGGCCCATGGCGGGCGCGGGTGCGCGCGGAATGCTCGCCGTGGCGCTCGGCATGGCGCCCGACCACCCCGATTTCACGGCTTTGCGGGAAGAGTTCTTCGCCAACTACGAGGCCTGCATCCATGACCGCACGACCGTGTTCGACGGCGTGGAGGCGCTCGTGGAGCGGCTGGCCCGGGCGCGCGTGCCGTGGGGCGTGGTCACCAACAAGGCTGCGCGCTTTTCCGTGCCGCTGACGGAGGCGATCCCCATGTTCCGCACGTCCGGTGCGCTGGTCAGCGGCGACACCACGCCCCATGCCAAGCCCCATCCCGCGCCGCTGCTGGAAGCGGCTGCCCGGCTCGGCGTCGCTCCCGGGGAGTGCATCTACGTGGGCGACGACGAGCGCGACATCCTCGCGGGGAACGCGGCCGGCATGGGCACGGTCGCCGCACTGTACGGCTACCTGGGCAACCACAAGGAGCCGGCGCTCTGGGGAGCGCATTGCTCGATTAAATTTCCCCTGGACCTCTTGCAATGGCTCCCGGCAGCCTAA